The following proteins come from a genomic window of Actinomarinicola tropica:
- a CDS encoding malate dehydrogenase, with translation MKDPVRVAVTGAAGQIGYSLLFRIASGQMLGEDQPVALQLLEITPALDALKGVAMELEDCAFPLLTEIVQTDDPEVAFGDVNYALLVGSRPRSKGMERKDLLEANGAIFTVQGRALSSSAASDVKVLVVGNPANTNALIAMSNAPDVPNDRFTAMTRLDHNRAKAQLAQKTGTSVNDVTKMTIWGNHSATQYPDIFHAEVGGRSAAELVNDQGWLESEFIPTVQQRGAAIIEARGLSSAASAANAAIDHMRDWALGTPDGDWVSMAIPSDGSYGVPEGIISSFPVTCSGGEYSIVQGLEIDEFSQGRIDATVAELQEERDTVAELGLV, from the coding sequence ATGAAGGATCCCGTTCGCGTCGCCGTCACCGGAGCCGCCGGCCAGATCGGCTACAGCCTGCTGTTCCGCATCGCGAGCGGCCAGATGCTCGGCGAGGACCAGCCCGTCGCCCTCCAGCTCCTCGAGATCACGCCGGCGCTCGACGCGCTGAAGGGCGTCGCGATGGAGCTCGAGGACTGCGCCTTCCCGCTGCTCACCGAGATCGTGCAGACCGACGATCCCGAGGTCGCGTTCGGTGACGTGAACTACGCGCTGCTCGTCGGCTCACGCCCCCGGTCGAAGGGCATGGAGCGCAAGGACCTCCTCGAGGCCAACGGCGCGATCTTCACGGTGCAGGGCCGCGCCCTGTCGTCGAGCGCGGCGTCGGACGTCAAGGTGCTCGTCGTCGGCAACCCTGCGAACACCAACGCGCTCATCGCCATGAGCAACGCCCCCGACGTCCCGAACGACCGCTTCACGGCGATGACCCGGCTCGACCACAACCGGGCCAAGGCCCAGCTGGCCCAGAAGACGGGGACCTCCGTCAACGACGTCACCAAGATGACGATCTGGGGCAACCACTCGGCGACCCAGTACCCCGACATCTTCCACGCCGAGGTCGGGGGCCGGAGCGCCGCCGAGCTGGTGAACGACCAGGGTTGGCTCGAGAGCGAGTTCATCCCGACCGTGCAGCAGCGGGGTGCGGCGATCATCGAGGCCCGTGGCCTGTCGAGCGCGGCGTCGGCTGCGAACGCGGCGATCGACCACATGCGCGACTGGGCGCTCGGCACCCCCGACGGCGACTGGGTCTCGATGGCCATCCCGTCGGACGGCTCCTACGGCGTGCCCGAGGGGATCATCTCGTCGTTCCCGGTCACCTGCTCGGGGGGCGAGTACTCGATCGTCCAGGGCCTCGAGATCGACGAGTTCTCCCAGGGTCGCATCGACGCCACCGTGGCCGAGCTCCAGGAGGAGCGCGACACCGTCGCCGAGCTCGGTCTGGTCTGA
- a CDS encoding DNA-formamidopyrimidine glycosylase family protein, with the protein MPELPEVQAHAERLTDSFADAVLSRFEPLSFTVLRTYAPDPKDAVGRPLQEVGRRGKLLLLRFAPLTFVVHPMQGGRLKPDPKQSAKPRGGIARWRFEDGGALLLTEPGTERKAGVWVLDGDPLVQEPLADLGPEADTITRDDLATRLAATSMRVHGFLRDQQQLAGVGRRLANEVLHRAQLSPFATTSKLDGDEVDRLHAALGALIAESLEFERAQSEMVKSADRPGAVHNRVGQPCPVCDDAIRAVEYRAYTVAYCPTCQTGGKVLADNTTSKFLK; encoded by the coding sequence ATGCCCGAGCTCCCCGAGGTCCAGGCCCACGCCGAACGGCTGACCGACAGCTTCGCCGACGCCGTCCTCTCACGCTTCGAGCCGTTGTCGTTCACGGTCCTGCGCACCTACGCCCCGGATCCGAAGGACGCGGTCGGCCGACCGCTCCAGGAGGTCGGCCGGCGGGGCAAGCTCCTCCTCCTCCGCTTCGCCCCGCTCACGTTCGTCGTCCACCCGATGCAGGGCGGCCGCCTGAAGCCCGACCCCAAGCAGTCCGCCAAGCCGCGGGGCGGCATCGCCCGCTGGCGGTTCGAGGACGGCGGTGCCCTGCTGCTCACCGAGCCCGGCACCGAGCGCAAGGCCGGCGTCTGGGTCCTCGACGGCGACCCGCTCGTCCAGGAGCCGCTCGCCGACCTCGGCCCCGAGGCCGACACGATCACCCGCGACGACCTCGCGACCCGGCTCGCCGCCACCTCGATGCGCGTCCACGGCTTCCTGCGCGACCAGCAGCAGCTCGCCGGCGTCGGTCGCCGCCTCGCCAACGAGGTCCTCCACCGCGCCCAGCTGTCCCCGTTCGCGACCACGTCGAAGCTCGACGGCGACGAGGTCGACCGGCTCCACGCCGCCCTGGGCGCGCTGATCGCCGAGTCGCTCGAGTTCGAGCGAGCCCAGAGCGAGATGGTGAAGTCAGCGGACCGTCCCGGCGCCGTGCACAACCGGGTCGGCCAGCCGTGCCCGGTCTGCGACGACGCGATCCGCGCCGTCGAGTACCGGGCCTACACCGTGGCCTACTGCCCGACGTGCCAGACCGGCGGCAAGGTCCTCGCCGACAACACGACGAGCAAGTTCCTCAAGTAG
- a CDS encoding SCP2 sterol-binding domain-containing protein, which translates to MVTFLSPAWVAELDAAAQAAPELTDVLGSGEELVVQHVVTDDAGDERAAFHLRLGAGACRAHPGHADEPTVTFTQTEATARQISQGTLGAQAAFMSGHLRLGGRVDVLLTHHAALSGISDVFAVVRERTDW; encoded by the coding sequence GTGGTCACGTTCCTCTCCCCCGCGTGGGTCGCCGAGCTCGACGCCGCGGCGCAGGCCGCCCCCGAGCTCACCGACGTGCTCGGATCCGGGGAGGAGCTCGTCGTCCAGCACGTCGTCACCGACGACGCGGGCGACGAGCGGGCCGCGTTCCACCTGCGCCTCGGCGCCGGCGCCTGCCGAGCCCACCCGGGACACGCCGACGAGCCGACGGTGACGTTCACCCAGACCGAGGCCACGGCGCGACAGATCAGCCAGGGCACGCTCGGCGCCCAGGCCGCGTTCATGTCGGGCCACCTCCGCCTCGGCGGCCGGGTCGACGTGCTGCTCACCCACCACGCCGCCCTGTCGGGGATCTCCGACGTGTTCGCGGTCGTGCGCGAGCGCACCGACTGGTGA
- a CDS encoding oxygenase MpaB family protein, with protein sequence MSTPLDEPLAEVQRRLAGAVRSMVSGSRRPPPPVARAASDDPGLFGPDSAAWRVHGDVAMFVGGLRALLLQTLHPLAMAGVAEHSDYKSDPWGRLHRTAEFIGVTTFGGTDEAEAVIRRVRRIHERVQGVAPDGRPYSATDPHLVAWVHVTEVDSFLRAKQRYGTDPLDAVAADRYVAEMAQVAERLGAEAVPRSVAEMRLWLRSVRPELSAGSQARDAVRFLLLPPVPLLARGPYGVIAAAAVGLLPAWARRMLWLPSPPLSDPLVVRPAAKVLLGGLDWALRADRPVHPG encoded by the coding sequence ATGTCGACCCCGCTGGACGAGCCGCTGGCCGAGGTGCAGCGGCGGTTGGCGGGTGCGGTGCGGTCGATGGTGTCGGGCTCGCGGCGACCGCCGCCTCCCGTGGCGAGGGCCGCATCCGACGATCCCGGGCTGTTCGGCCCCGACTCGGCGGCGTGGCGCGTGCACGGCGATGTGGCGATGTTCGTCGGCGGGCTGCGGGCGCTGCTCCTGCAGACGTTGCACCCGTTGGCGATGGCTGGCGTGGCCGAGCACTCCGACTACAAGAGCGACCCGTGGGGGCGCCTGCACCGCACGGCCGAGTTCATCGGCGTGACGACGTTCGGCGGCACCGACGAGGCCGAGGCGGTGATCCGACGGGTGCGTCGCATCCACGAGCGGGTGCAGGGCGTGGCGCCGGACGGTCGCCCCTACTCGGCGACCGATCCCCATCTGGTCGCGTGGGTGCACGTCACCGAGGTCGACAGCTTCCTGCGGGCCAAGCAGCGCTACGGGACCGATCCGCTCGATGCGGTCGCTGCCGACCGGTACGTGGCGGAGATGGCGCAGGTGGCCGAGCGCCTCGGGGCCGAGGCGGTGCCGAGGAGCGTCGCCGAGATGAGGCTGTGGCTGCGGTCGGTGCGGCCGGAGCTGTCGGCAGGGTCTCAGGCGCGAGACGCCGTGCGCTTCCTCCTGCTGCCGCCGGTGCCGCTGCTCGCTCGCGGACCGTACGGGGTGATCGCCGCGGCCGCCGTCGGGTTGCTGCCGGCATGGGCGCGACGGATGCTGTGGCTGCCGAGCCCGCCGCTGTCCGACCCGCTGGTCGTCCGTCCGGCGGCCAAGGTGCTGCTCGGAGGTCTCGACTGGGCGCTGCGCGCCGACCGGCCGGTCCACCCGGGGTGA